The sequence TCGCCGGTAATGTCGGTCTGCTTTGGGGACCTTAATATTTCATGATGCTTACAACTGGACATATAGCTCGGTCAAACTTATCCTATGTTTTCACATTGTCAACCTGATGACTCTTTTCCGACTCACGAAGCGAGCTTAGCGAACGTTGGCTAATGACCCGATCAAGAAATTGTTTGGCATTGTTGGCATACTGCAATTTGCCAGGTGCTGGACAATCCCCGATTTGATGTGGATCTATATTTATTTCAGTACGAATTCTTGTATAAGTTATGTGCGTTGCGCTTTGCTTAAAGCCCTAATACTATCTATGGTCAGTCAGATTAAAAATCTACTATTGACATGTCCAAGTATCGTGCATTCTGGCTAATTAGCAATCATTGACCAGATTTAAGTTGCAAGTGAATACAAATAGTGCCGGCCAGCACGGGCACAGTGCTGGTGACAACCGTCTCCTGAAGTATACAAACACATGCTTGGCAGACTCGCAGGAGATTTGCCGACGCTCGATTATGCTTCTCGAATGTAACAATACCCCGACACCCACGCTGCCCCTGAACACGTTCCTCGTCGAGAGCGTATGGACCGGAGCGCCTATGCATCCATGGGATTCGGGTACTCAGGCGGCCTCCTCCATGTGGTTGTCTGTCTGTGTACTTGTCCTTCTCGCTCGCAGCCGACGGCGCGTATCATTCTTTCACATGTGGAATAGCATTCCAtatgttattgtgtttgaaGACGAGGTCACTATAGTAATGGTACATGCATATGGCTGAAAGTATAAATAATGTGCACAGTAGGCTACTGGATACCCAGCACCAGCAAGTCTTTCATCTCTTACTTCGATCTCCCAAGGTccagaaaagaaaagaaaaaaagaaaaactATTCACCATGAGGACTTTCGCACTTGCTATCACTGCCGCTTTCTCCCTCCTTCAGGTGTCTTTCGCAGCACCTGCTGTCAAGGCTCGGGATTGCCAGACCATCCCTTCGACTGCCAACGCCGCGGTTCGTGATCAAGTCTATCGTATCACTCAATCCCGTAGTGTCACCGCCAAGGTCTTGCTCAGCACCTTTGAGGTACGTGAATCCATTGTATATGCTTTCATGCGGAGCGACTCATCATTGACCCTTTCCTCAGACCGCCTGGATTGAATCCCATGTCAACAACTTGTGAGCACTTACAATCACCGTACCAACTATCAGCGCCAACCTAACCTGTAATCGTTTTAGGCCTTGCGGCGACCAGGACTCAATCGGTGTCTTCCAACAGCGCCCCAGTCAAGGATGGGGAACCTACGACCAGATCATGAACGTCGACTACAGCACCAACAAGGTAGGATTTGGTTTTCTGAACGAAAAGCCGCATATAGACTCATCATCATCAATCATGAACTTAGTACCTCGACCAAGCCATTGTCAACGACAGGAACAACCCAGGATACACCGCCGGTCAGCTCGCTCAATCTGTTCAGCGCTCTGAGTTCCCCGATCGTGTGAGTCCTTGTTCCTCCGGATGCACTCATCCCATATTCTTAACTTTTGCCATCTTGATTATCTA comes from Rhizoctonia solani chromosome 4, complete sequence and encodes:
- a CDS encoding carbohydrate-binding domain protein, yielding MRTFALAITAAFSLLQVSFAAPAVKARDCQTIPSTANAAVRDQVYRITQSRSVTAKVLLSTFETAWIESHVNNLPCGDQDSIGVFQQRPSQGWGTYDQIMNVDYSTNKYLDQAIVNDRNNPGYTAGQLAQSVQRSEFPDRYDQAQSIAQNLINQARASVGNTNPGTGKCSGVAAYGSATVYTGGQKCTYGGHLWTAKWWTQYETPSTGGSGVWQDGGAC